One part of the Pelodiscus sinensis isolate JC-2024 chromosome 16, ASM4963464v1, whole genome shotgun sequence genome encodes these proteins:
- the LOC142818611 gene encoding galanin receptor type 1-like: protein MDEEQAAKDEPKQDQGDADDGLGTHFEELAAMVLSPLVEARKLYLILEYDDLTSAIHTFLISQLGYSNIIDLAMKPSALWKLQIVQNAVGAAMNSSFPFPDSHPSLLQLWKGENVTLSGVWNGSQELDWEELQKMLLLFAKEPVTISLTILYLFSFVVGFVGNIMSIKVLTRKRSSRMSSLSATRSLLINLAICDLMVVCVCMPITAGNLIYKAWVYGDFLCRAVPFIQAVSVSASVLSLTVISVNRYYSVHNPLNARSFFTQRKILSAILVVWVLSSGICMPLIFMNKRDEIGVVEGLPLVFPICREIWPQERLKQAYNFLLFCALYCLPVLFNMIICFLTVRRLWSCTSPLKECNSLNRSLPASRLKIRKKVAQMVVALVLLFAISWLPVYMMDIWIDFNIPKSMQEVTPSPWILQLRPFAQWLGLNNSSLNPICYCFVGNLYRSAKEMKSKYHRRMVSLFNFSLSEGTSPSSVPELLSYRDSMDSAGKGSRGTLAMVQRCQGGYDPKNNCEAPLMSCQPLYLNTISREKTSL from the exons ATGGATGAAGAACAAGCAGCTAAAGATGAACCCAAGCAAGACCAAGGTGATGCTGATGATGGGCTAGGAACACACTTTGAAGAGCTTGCAGCCATGGTGCTGTCTCCTTTGGTGGAAG CTAGGAAACTCTATCTTATCCTGGAGTATGATGACCTGACCTCAGCTATTCACACCTTTCTCATTTCCCAGCTGGGCTACAGCAATATAATAGATCTGGCCATGAAGCCATCAGCACTTTGGAAACTCCAAATAGTACAGAATGCTGTA GGAGCAGCAATGaattcctccttccctttcccagacagccaccccagcctgctgcagctTTGGAAAGGGGAGAATGTGACCCTGTCAGGGGTATGGaatgggagccaggagctggactGGGAGGAGCTGCAAAAGATGCTCTTGCTATTTGCAAAGGAGCCTGTCACCATCAGCCTCACCATCTTGTACCTGTTCTCTTTTGTGGTGGGATTTGTTGGGAACATCATGTCCATCAAAGTGCTCACCCGGAAGCGGAGCAGTAGGATGTCCAGCCTGAGTGCCACCAGGAGCCTCCTTATTAACCTGGCCATCTGCGACTTGATGGTGGTGTGTGTCTGCATGCCCATCACTGCAGGAAACTTGATATACAAAGCCTGGGTGTATGGGGACTTCCTGTGCAGGGCTGTGCCCTTCATCCAGGCTGTGTCTGTCTCAGCCAGTGTGCTCAGCCTCACTGTCATCAGTGTGAACAGGTATTACAGTGTTCACAACCCTCTGAATGCCAGGTCCTTCTTCACGCAGAGGAAGATCCTCAGTGCCATTCTGGTGGTGTGGGTCCTATCCTCTGGGATCTGCATGCCCCTTATCTTCATGAACAAAAGGGATGAGATTGGGGTGGTGGAGGGACTGCCGCTGGTGTTCCCCATCTGCAGGGAAATATGGCCTCAAGAGAGACTCAAGCAAGCCTACAACTTCCTGCTCTTCTGTGCCCTCTACTGTCTGCCCGTGCTATTCAACATGATCATCTGCTTCCTGACAGTGCGCAGGCTATGGAGCTGCACCAGCCCGTTGAAAGAGTGTAACTCCCTGAACCGATCCCTGCCAGCCTCCAGGCTGAAGATCCGCAAGAAAGTGGCCCAGATGGTGGTGGCCCTAGTCCTGCTGTTTGCCATCTcctggctgcctgtctacatgaTGGACATCTGGATTGACTTCAACATCCCTAAATCGATGCAGGAGGTGACTCCATCTCCCTGGATCTTGCAGCTCCGACCTTTTGCTCAGTGGCTAGGCCTCAACAACTCCAGCCTCAACCCCATATGCTATTGCTTTGTTGGAAACCTCTACAGGTCAGCCAAAGAAATGAAAAGCAAATACCACCGGAGGATGGTCTccctttttaatttttctctGTCGGAAGGAACTTCACCTTCTTCGGTGCCTGAGTTGCTCTCTTACAGGGACTCCATGGACTCTGCAGGAAAAGGGTCTAGAGGCACCTTGGCCATGGTCCAGAGATGTCAGGGAGGCTATGATCCTAAGAACAATTGTGAAGCTCCACTGATGTCCTGTCAGCCTCTGTATCTAAACACCATCTCTAGAGAGAAGACTTCTCTATAA